In Altererythrobacter rubellus, the following are encoded in one genomic region:
- a CDS encoding glycine--tRNA ligase subunit alpha: MILALHDFWSAKGCLVLQPYDMRMGAGTFHTATTLRALGPEPWNAAFVQPCRRPTDGRYGENPNRLQHYYQYQVILKPSPPDIQQWYLDSLSVIGIDPLKHDIRFVEDDWESPTLGAWGLGWEVWCDGMEVTQFTYFQQMGGFDCKPVAGELTYGLERLAMYIQGVDNVYDLDFNGRGVSYGEVFLENEKQMSKWNFEVADTDALFDLFNKAEAECKNALSANVPIAAYEQAVEASHIFNLLQARGVISVQERASYMGRVRDLARGSCEAHMEKEAAGWAEKYPEWSK; this comes from the coding sequence ATGATCCTTGCGCTCCATGATTTCTGGAGCGCAAAGGGGTGTCTGGTGCTGCAACCTTACGACATGCGCATGGGCGCTGGCACGTTCCACACCGCCACCACGCTGCGCGCGCTAGGGCCGGAGCCTTGGAACGCGGCTTTCGTTCAGCCATGCCGCCGCCCGACTGACGGGCGCTATGGCGAGAACCCCAATCGCCTGCAGCATTACTATCAGTATCAGGTGATCCTGAAGCCAAGCCCGCCGGATATCCAGCAATGGTATCTCGATAGCCTTTCGGTCATCGGGATCGATCCGCTTAAGCACGATATCCGATTTGTCGAGGATGACTGGGAAAGCCCCACCTTGGGTGCATGGGGCCTGGGCTGGGAAGTGTGGTGTGACGGAATGGAAGTCACGCAATTCACTTATTTCCAGCAGATGGGCGGGTTTGACTGCAAACCCGTTGCTGGCGAGCTAACTTACGGCCTAGAGCGACTGGCGATGTATATCCAGGGCGTCGACAATGTGTACGACCTCGACTTCAACGGTCGCGGTGTAAGCTACGGCGAGGTGTTTCTCGAAAACGAGAAACAGATGTCGAAGTGGAACTTCGAGGTTGCTGACACAGACGCGCTGTTTGACCTGTTCAACAAGGCAGAGGCGGAGTGCAAGAACGCACTTTCGGCCAATGTCCCGATCGCGGCCTATGAACAGGCAGTCGAGGCGAGCCACATCTTCAACCTGCTGCAGGCGCGCGGCGTAATCAGCGTTCAGGAACGCGCGAGCTATATGGGCCGCGTACGTGATCTGGCGCGAGGAAGCTGCGAAGCGCATATGGAAAAAGAAGCCGCGGGCTGGGCGGAGAAATATCCGGAGTGGTCGAAATGA
- a CDS encoding SDR family oxidoreductase, translated as MSSISRRGLLAGGAAVGTFAATASFAQTDQIAVKHDMRGKSILITGCSSGFGRLMAEDFARKGAKVFATMRNLPRPEAGELEALANTENLDLHVIEIDVQSDEQVTAGVAKAEEIAGGAIDILINNAGIGYAGPIELQDMIATQLIFDTNVYGPHRMSRAVLPAMRRAKNGLIFNISSQLGRVIVPSAGHYSPTKFALEAMSEAMAYELVPHGVEVCVIEPGGYPTKVWVNRNKLASELKERLNFDERAAYPQLVARMGREDGTRRTADPMDVPNAIAEIISMPPGTRPLRKAVHPGSKPQIAINDLTAKVQVDLLGETAFGPWIKDVHNV; from the coding sequence ATGAGCAGTATTTCCCGTCGCGGCCTTCTTGCTGGTGGCGCAGCAGTTGGAACTTTTGCAGCCACCGCCAGCTTCGCGCAGACAGATCAGATTGCGGTCAAGCACGACATGCGCGGCAAAAGCATCCTTATCACCGGTTGTTCTTCCGGCTTCGGACGGTTGATGGCTGAAGATTTCGCGCGCAAGGGTGCCAAGGTTTTCGCGACCATGCGCAATTTGCCGCGCCCGGAAGCAGGCGAGCTTGAGGCGCTGGCAAACACGGAAAACCTTGATCTGCATGTGATCGAGATTGACGTGCAGTCCGATGAACAAGTCACCGCTGGTGTTGCCAAAGCGGAAGAGATTGCAGGCGGCGCGATAGACATTCTGATCAACAATGCTGGGATCGGTTATGCTGGCCCGATCGAGTTGCAGGATATGATCGCAACGCAGCTGATCTTCGATACCAATGTCTATGGCCCTCACCGTATGTCGCGCGCTGTCCTTCCCGCGATGCGCCGCGCCAAGAACGGCTTGATCTTCAACATCTCCTCTCAGCTAGGGCGCGTAATCGTTCCATCAGCGGGGCATTACTCGCCAACAAAGTTCGCGTTGGAGGCGATGAGCGAAGCAATGGCTTATGAGCTTGTCCCGCACGGCGTAGAAGTGTGCGTGATCGAGCCGGGCGGCTATCCGACCAAGGTCTGGGTCAATCGCAACAAGCTGGCAAGTGAACTTAAGGAACGCCTCAATTTTGACGAGCGCGCCGCCTATCCGCAATTGGTTGCACGCATGGGGCGGGAAGATGGCACTCGCCGCACTGCGGACCCGATGGATGTGCCAAATGCTATCGCCGAAATCATTTCCATGCCGCCCGGCACGCGCCCGCTGCGAAAGGCGGTTCATCCTGGCAGCAAACCGCAGATTGCGATCAATGATCTAACTGCGAAGGTTCAGGTCGATTTGCTGGGTGAGACCGCCTTCGGCCCTTGGATCAAGGACGTTCACAACGTCTGA
- the glyS gene encoding glycine--tRNA ligase subunit beta: MSDFLLELLSEEIPARMQAGARAELEKLFRREMDAAGVSVGDLTVYSTPRRLALIARDLPTETEAVREEAKGPPEGAPDQAIEGFCRKNGVTRDQLEVREVKGRNTYFAVIEKPGRAVKDLLAEAIPAIIRDFAWPKSMRWGDASISTESPRWVRPLSGIVAILGEDLIECGVDSITSGYATVGHRFHHQGEITISSADDYVEKLRACHVIVDHEERQDAVRAGAKKAAEDAGLNLVEDEGLVIENAGLTEWPVPLLGRFDESYLDVPPEVIQLTARVNQKYFVCEDANGKLANAFICTANIEADDPAVVVDGNRKVLAARLSDARFFWELDQKTFLEDHAKKLERITFHEKLGTVADKVERVAKLSRWLCEEGIVKANPDLAERAARLCKADLVTEMVGEFPELQGLMGGYYAEKEGLRQEVSDAIRDHYKPVGQGDEVPTEPVTVAVSLADKLDTLIAFFDIMEFPTGSKDPFALRRAALGILRLLLENDIRVQTDFVIEKWLGQADPTQHLSEQDIARRSILTAIPVFLLDRLKVQLKEQGIKHDRIDASDRWNFREDVRMDRVVRRAKALQVFLDTEDGANLLAGYKRAANILKKEEFEPTEPSHAPEDAEKALIDALQAAEPKVVAAIAEEDFAAAMSALASLRAPIDHFFEDVIVNAEEKHVRAARLTLLSRFHDAVHQVADFSRIEG; encoded by the coding sequence ATGAGCGACTTCCTCCTGGAACTCCTATCCGAAGAAATCCCCGCGCGGATGCAGGCTGGTGCGCGCGCTGAACTGGAGAAACTGTTCCGTCGCGAGATGGATGCGGCGGGTGTTTCGGTCGGTGATCTGACCGTTTACTCGACCCCGCGCAGGCTGGCGCTGATCGCGCGCGATTTACCGACCGAGACCGAGGCGGTTCGCGAAGAAGCCAAGGGGCCGCCCGAAGGCGCGCCCGATCAAGCAATCGAGGGTTTCTGCCGCAAGAACGGCGTGACGCGTGATCAGCTGGAAGTGCGCGAGGTCAAAGGGCGCAATACCTATTTTGCCGTGATCGAAAAGCCGGGCAGGGCAGTGAAGGATCTGCTCGCTGAGGCTATCCCTGCGATCATCCGCGATTTCGCCTGGCCCAAGTCGATGCGCTGGGGCGATGCCTCGATCAGCACGGAAAGCCCGCGCTGGGTGCGTCCATTGTCTGGCATTGTGGCGATATTGGGCGAAGATCTGATCGAATGCGGCGTAGACAGCATCACAAGCGGCTATGCCACGGTTGGCCACCGGTTCCATCACCAAGGTGAAATCACCATCAGTTCGGCTGATGACTACGTCGAGAAGCTGCGCGCATGTCATGTGATCGTTGATCATGAAGAGCGGCAGGATGCTGTGCGCGCGGGTGCGAAAAAGGCAGCGGAAGATGCGGGCCTGAATCTAGTCGAAGATGAAGGTCTTGTGATCGAGAATGCCGGCCTGACCGAATGGCCGGTGCCGCTGCTCGGCCGTTTCGATGAGAGTTATCTCGACGTTCCGCCCGAAGTGATCCAGCTGACTGCGCGGGTGAACCAGAAGTATTTCGTGTGCGAGGATGCGAATGGCAAACTGGCCAATGCGTTCATTTGCACTGCGAATATCGAAGCCGACGATCCGGCGGTTGTGGTCGACGGAAACCGCAAAGTCCTTGCCGCAAGGCTTTCCGACGCGCGGTTCTTCTGGGAATTGGACCAGAAGACTTTCCTTGAAGATCACGCAAAAAAGCTGGAGCGGATTACCTTCCACGAGAAGCTCGGCACCGTTGCCGACAAGGTCGAGCGTGTGGCGAAGCTTTCCCGCTGGCTGTGCGAGGAAGGGATCGTCAAAGCCAATCCCGATTTGGCCGAACGGGCCGCGCGCCTGTGCAAGGCCGATCTCGTCACTGAAATGGTCGGCGAGTTCCCCGAGCTACAAGGCCTGATGGGCGGATATTACGCCGAGAAGGAAGGCTTGCGTCAGGAAGTTTCCGACGCAATCCGCGATCACTACAAGCCGGTGGGGCAGGGTGATGAAGTGCCAACCGAGCCGGTGACCGTGGCGGTGAGTTTGGCGGATAAGCTTGATACGCTCATCGCATTCTTTGATATCATGGAATTCCCGACCGGGTCGAAGGACCCATTTGCCCTTCGGCGCGCGGCACTGGGAATCCTTCGGTTGCTTCTAGAAAATGACATTAGGGTCCAAACAGACTTTGTAATCGAGAAGTGGCTCGGACAGGCTGATCCGACGCAGCATCTTTCTGAGCAGGATATTGCGCGTCGAAGCATTCTAACGGCGATACCGGTCTTCTTACTTGATCGTCTCAAGGTTCAGTTAAAAGAGCAGGGTATTAAGCACGATCGAATTGACGCTTCAGACCGCTGGAACTTCCGGGAAGACGTTCGAATGGATCGCGTTGTTCGTCGCGCCAAAGCGCTTCAAGTGTTCTTAGACACCGAAGATGGCGCAAACCTCCTAGCAGGCTACAAGCGTGCCGCGAATATCCTCAAGAAAGAGGAATTCGAGCCGACCGAGCCTTCGCATGCGCCTGAAGACGCCGAGAAGGCTCTGATCGATGCGCTTCAGGCTGCGGAACCCAAGGTAGTCGCAGCGATTGCCGAAGAAGACTTTGCTGCTGCCATGTCTGCTCTCGCCAGTCTGCGCGCGCCAATCGACCACTTCTTTGAAGACGTGATTGTCAACGCTGAAGAAAAGCATGTTCGCGCAGCGCGCCTGACGCTGCTATCGCGCTTCCACGATGCAGTGCATCAAGTAGCAGATTTCTCAAGGATTGAAGGTTGA
- a CDS encoding TraB/GumN family protein, producing the protein MRIRITTALTVSALLLAGPALAQDEIAPEVTEETAAETGSPALWKVADEDTTIYLFGTVHALPDDVEWSTPMLENALAESDSIVTEIKMGPEIGQEMQTLVMTKGVLPKGTTLRSLLSAEQKASYEEAMGKLSVPPAAFDQFEAWYAGMMMSMLPLLQQGYSPDAGVEKVLLTKAGEKDQQALETIEFQISVFDELPQESQIGFLIDAANGIDEIKPMLDKMVAEWVEGDADALANLMNEGLTDPAVAESLLYMRNRNWADWIDTRLDTPGTVFIAVGAGHLAGDKSVQDYLAEREIETIRVQ; encoded by the coding sequence ATGCGCATCAGGATCACCACAGCACTAACCGTGTCTGCTTTGCTACTGGCCGGGCCAGCCCTGGCACAAGATGAGATTGCTCCTGAGGTAACAGAAGAAACCGCGGCAGAAACGGGATCCCCCGCGCTTTGGAAAGTCGCAGACGAAGACACCACGATCTATCTCTTTGGAACCGTCCACGCGCTACCTGACGACGTCGAATGGTCGACACCGATGCTGGAGAACGCGCTTGCCGAATCCGATAGCATCGTGACCGAAATCAAGATGGGCCCTGAAATCGGGCAAGAAATGCAAACTCTTGTGATGACCAAGGGGGTCCTACCGAAAGGTACCACGTTACGCAGCTTGCTGTCAGCGGAACAAAAGGCTTCATACGAAGAAGCGATGGGCAAACTTTCTGTCCCGCCAGCGGCGTTTGACCAGTTCGAGGCATGGTATGCTGGTATGATGATGAGCATGTTGCCCTTGCTGCAGCAAGGCTATTCGCCGGATGCTGGCGTTGAGAAAGTGCTGCTCACAAAGGCCGGCGAAAAAGACCAGCAAGCACTTGAGACCATCGAATTCCAGATCAGCGTGTTCGATGAACTGCCCCAAGAATCGCAGATTGGATTCCTGATCGACGCCGCAAATGGGATCGACGAGATCAAGCCCATGCTGGACAAGATGGTGGCAGAGTGGGTCGAAGGTGACGCTGATGCCCTGGCAAACCTGATGAACGAGGGCCTGACCGATCCCGCGGTCGCTGAGAGCCTCCTCTACATGCGCAATCGCAATTGGGCCGACTGGATTGACACGCGTTTAGACACCCCTGGCACTGTCTTCATCGCCGTGGGTGCGGGCCACCTCGCGGGTGACAAGAGCGTTCAAGACTATCTGGCAGAACGCGAGATCGAAACAATCCGCGTTCAATGA
- a CDS encoding 50S ribosomal protein L25/general stress protein Ctc: MSDALTLPAETRERAGKGASRALRREGRVPAVIYGGKEAPTTIHLEEKELVKQLGTGHFMNSIVEIKLGSEIIRTLPKDVSLHPVTDRPEHVDFLRMTKGGKIGVSVPVVFINEDASPGLKKGGVLNVVRHELELVCENDKIPGEIEIDVTGKEVGDSIHISELTLPEGSESAITDRDFTIATLVAPSALKKSEDEAAAGDEDAGEAAEAESGDDAADSEEGGDE, translated from the coding sequence ATGAGCGACGCTCTGACACTTCCGGCCGAGACGCGCGAACGGGCTGGCAAGGGAGCCTCCCGTGCACTGCGTCGCGAAGGCCGAGTACCCGCTGTAATTTATGGCGGCAAAGAAGCACCAACGACAATCCATCTGGAAGAAAAAGAACTGGTCAAGCAACTCGGGACCGGTCACTTCATGAACTCGATCGTTGAGATCAAGCTAGGTAGCGAAATCATTCGCACTCTTCCCAAGGACGTATCGCTCCATCCGGTCACAGATCGTCCGGAACATGTCGACTTCCTCCGCATGACCAAAGGTGGCAAGATCGGCGTGTCTGTCCCTGTTGTCTTCATCAATGAAGACGCATCACCAGGTCTCAAGAAGGGTGGAGTTCTCAACGTAGTCCGTCACGAGCTGGAACTGGTCTGCGAAAACGACAAGATTCCGGGCGAGATCGAGATCGATGTCACTGGCAAGGAAGTGGGCGATTCGATCCACATCAGTGAGTTGACGTTGCCAGAGGGCAGCGAGAGCGCCATCACCGATCGTGACTTCACCATCGCAACGCTGGTTGCTCCGTCCGCACTTAAGAAGAGCGAAGATGAGGCGGCAGCAGGCGATGAAGATGCAGGCGAAGCAGCGGAAGCTGAAAGCGGCGATGACGCAGCTGACAGCGAAGAAGGCGGCGACGAGTAA
- the pth gene encoding aminoacyl-tRNA hydrolase, which produces MQIWAGLGNPGPCYAMNRHNVGFMVCDVLAEMHPFGPVQKKFQGWVREGRIGSEKVLLLKPATFMNESGRSIGEALRYYKLSPQDLTVFYDELDLEPFKIKVKRGGGAAGHNGIRSTIQHISEDFRRVRIGIGHPGHKERVTGHVLGNYGKTEQDDLVQMLGAIGSEAELLAKGDDARFMSDCALRING; this is translated from the coding sequence ATGCAAATTTGGGCTGGCCTTGGTAATCCTGGACCGTGTTACGCGATGAACCGGCACAATGTCGGTTTCATGGTGTGTGACGTCTTGGCTGAAATGCACCCGTTCGGCCCGGTGCAGAAGAAATTTCAAGGATGGGTGCGGGAAGGCCGGATCGGCTCCGAAAAAGTGCTTTTGCTGAAACCTGCGACTTTCATGAACGAAAGCGGGCGTTCCATTGGCGAAGCGCTGCGTTATTACAAGCTTAGTCCGCAAGACCTGACCGTATTTTATGACGAGCTTGATCTCGAACCGTTCAAGATCAAGGTAAAGCGCGGCGGTGGGGCTGCTGGACACAACGGAATACGTTCTACAATTCAGCACATAAGCGAGGATTTTCGCCGCGTTCGCATCGGTATAGGTCACCCTGGACATAAGGAACGCGTCACTGGCCATGTGCTGGGTAACTATGGCAAAACGGAACAAGATGATTTGGTTCAGATGCTAGGGGCGATCGGAAGCGAAGCTGAATTGCTGGCGAAGGGAGATGATGCCCGGTTCATGAGCGACTGCGCGTTGCGCATAAATGGCTGA
- the ppdK gene encoding pyruvate, phosphate dikinase — MVQTVYTFGGSADHSDERQKDKTVTGGKGANLAEMASIGLPVPPGFTITTEECVKYLQEGAEFGEELRAQVAGALKHIEATVGKSFGDASDPLLVSVRSGARVSMPGMMDTVLNLGLNDDTVAGLASASGDARFAWDSYRRFIQMYADVVLGLDHGLFEEALEIAKDEKGLYADTEMEARDWKELVAEYKTIAEKELGHPFPQDVTEQLWGAIQAVFDSWDSDRAKVYRRLNDIPAHWGTAVNVQAMVFGNMGATSATGVAFTRDPATGERAYYGEYLINAQGEDVVAGIRTPQYLTKAAREKANAKPLSMEEAMPEAYGELARVFDLLEHHYKDMQDIEFTVQQGTLWMLQTRSGKRTAKAALKMAVDMVGEGLIDEKTAILRVDPMALDQLLHPTLDPKAHRDILGTGLPASPGAASGKIVLDADTAEQWSGRGEKVILVRVETSPEDIHGMHAAQGILTARGGMTSHAAVVARGMGRPCVSGASTVSIDRASKTLRIGNRELKEGDTITIDGANGQIMAGEVRTIEPELAGDFGVLMEWADKHRRMRVRTNAETPADCKMARQFGAEGIGLCRTEHMFFDASRIRAVRQMILAEDEKTRRAALDKLLPEQRADFKAIFEVMVGLPCTIRLLDPPLHEFLPHEDADFADLADATGLGVDHLKRRAGELHEFNPMLGHRGCRLGITFPEIYEMQARAIFEAACEVAKTSGEAPIPEVMIPLIATKRELEILKALVDKAAAEVFAAQGIAVDYLVGTMIELPRAALMAGEIAEEGAFFSFGTNDLTQTTLGVSRDDSARFLAPYVEKGIFPRDPFVSLDIEGVGQLVELAAERGRATRPDIKLGICGEHGGDPASIAFYESVGLDYVSASPYRVPIARLAAAQSSLKA; from the coding sequence ATGGTTCAAACGGTTTACACTTTCGGCGGATCGGCAGATCACTCGGATGAACGCCAAAAGGACAAGACCGTTACCGGCGGGAAGGGCGCCAATCTGGCAGAGATGGCGAGCATCGGCCTGCCGGTCCCTCCGGGCTTCACCATCACCACTGAAGAATGTGTGAAGTATCTGCAAGAAGGTGCGGAATTCGGGGAAGAATTACGCGCGCAAGTTGCAGGCGCGCTGAAGCATATCGAAGCGACCGTTGGTAAAAGCTTTGGTGATGCGAGTGACCCGCTGCTCGTTTCGGTCCGATCGGGCGCGCGCGTTTCCATGCCGGGCATGATGGACACCGTCCTGAATCTCGGCCTCAACGATGATACCGTTGCTGGCCTCGCCAGTGCATCGGGCGATGCACGCTTCGCGTGGGACAGCTATCGCCGGTTCATCCAGATGTATGCGGACGTTGTGCTCGGCCTAGATCACGGATTGTTCGAGGAAGCGCTGGAGATCGCGAAAGACGAGAAGGGCCTCTACGCCGATACCGAGATGGAGGCGCGCGACTGGAAGGAACTGGTCGCCGAATACAAAACCATCGCCGAAAAAGAGCTAGGCCATCCGTTCCCGCAAGACGTGACCGAGCAGCTGTGGGGCGCGATCCAGGCAGTGTTTGACAGCTGGGATAGCGACCGCGCCAAGGTTTACCGCCGGTTGAACGATATTCCTGCCCACTGGGGCACCGCCGTCAATGTGCAGGCCATGGTGTTCGGCAATATGGGCGCCACATCGGCCACTGGCGTTGCCTTCACGCGCGATCCGGCAACAGGCGAGCGTGCGTACTATGGCGAATATCTCATCAATGCGCAGGGTGAAGACGTGGTGGCTGGCATCCGCACGCCGCAATATCTGACGAAAGCTGCGCGCGAGAAAGCGAATGCCAAACCGCTGAGTATGGAAGAGGCGATGCCAGAGGCTTACGGCGAGCTAGCCCGCGTGTTTGACCTGCTGGAACATCACTACAAGGACATGCAGGACATCGAATTCACCGTGCAACAGGGCACGCTGTGGATGCTGCAGACACGATCGGGCAAGCGCACTGCCAAGGCTGCCCTGAAGATGGCGGTCGATATGGTTGGTGAAGGCCTGATCGACGAGAAAACCGCGATCCTGCGCGTCGATCCGATGGCGTTGGATCAGTTGCTGCACCCCACGCTTGATCCCAAGGCGCACCGCGATATTCTGGGTACCGGTTTGCCCGCCTCACCAGGCGCAGCTTCAGGCAAGATCGTGCTGGATGCAGACACCGCGGAACAGTGGTCCGGTCGCGGCGAGAAAGTGATCTTGGTCCGGGTAGAAACCTCGCCAGAGGACATCCACGGAATGCACGCCGCGCAAGGCATTCTGACAGCGCGTGGCGGCATGACGTCACATGCAGCCGTGGTTGCGCGCGGTATGGGGCGGCCCTGTGTTTCGGGCGCGTCGACCGTTTCGATCGACCGCGCGAGCAAGACTTTGCGCATCGGCAATCGTGAGCTGAAAGAGGGTGATACCATCACCATAGACGGCGCGAATGGCCAGATCATGGCCGGTGAGGTTCGCACCATCGAGCCAGAACTGGCCGGCGACTTTGGTGTTTTGATGGAATGGGCGGACAAACACCGCCGCATGCGTGTGCGAACCAATGCCGAAACGCCCGCAGACTGCAAGATGGCGCGGCAATTTGGTGCTGAAGGCATCGGGCTTTGCCGCACAGAACATATGTTTTTCGACGCGAGCCGGATCCGGGCAGTGCGTCAGATGATCCTTGCAGAAGACGAGAAAACACGGCGTGCTGCACTCGATAAACTGCTGCCGGAACAGCGCGCAGACTTTAAGGCCATTTTCGAAGTGATGGTCGGCTTGCCATGCACCATCCGTTTGCTTGATCCGCCTCTGCACGAATTTCTGCCGCACGAGGATGCAGACTTTGCCGATCTCGCGGATGCAACCGGCCTTGGCGTGGATCACCTAAAGCGCCGCGCGGGAGAGTTGCACGAATTCAACCCGATGCTGGGCCACCGCGGTTGCCGCCTTGGGATCACCTTCCCTGAAATCTACGAGATGCAGGCGCGGGCGATCTTTGAAGCCGCGTGTGAGGTGGCAAAGACATCGGGCGAAGCCCCGATTCCGGAAGTCATGATCCCGCTGATTGCGACCAAGCGGGAGCTGGAGATTCTCAAAGCCTTGGTCGACAAAGCCGCGGCTGAGGTGTTCGCGGCGCAGGGTATTGCGGTCGACTATCTAGTAGGCACCATGATTGAGCTGCCACGCGCGGCCTTGATGGCCGGAGAGATCGCGGAAGAAGGTGCATTCTTCAGCTTCGGCACGAACGACCTTACGCAAACCACGCTTGGTGTATCGCGCGACGACAGTGCACGTTTCCTGGCGCCTTATGTTGAGAAGGGCATTTTCCCGCGTGATCCGTTTGTGAGTCTGGATATCGAAGGTGTCGGGCAACTGGTCGAACTCGCGGCAGAGCGCGGCAGGGCAACGCGCCCTGATATCAAGCTAGGCATCTGCGGCG
- a CDS encoding TraB/GumN family protein: MIARFAFLLAGALVLAGCEAGGETVENDQLTPSPILYEIADAKGEPQGWLFGTIHALPDGVEWRTADLERVIDQAQLLVVEVGDLSDTRSINSTFTTLATTPGQPDIRTRVDAEDRQQLDEMMAKGHFSSRDFANVETWAAALMLARVSNTGSPRNGADKALLLEFPDHRVRELEGTLTQMRIFDDLAPQDQTDLLTGIIDEYRSLGDNPERLRKAWLSGDEEGLINATQSGIMADPELYEALLAGRNRAWMKEIDDLLADGPNPLIAVGAAHLVGPDGLTTLIEQRGYTLTRLQ; the protein is encoded by the coding sequence ATGATCGCAAGGTTCGCTTTCTTGCTGGCGGGTGCCTTGGTGCTAGCCGGCTGCGAAGCTGGCGGTGAAACGGTCGAAAACGACCAGCTCACGCCGTCTCCGATCTTGTACGAGATCGCGGACGCGAAAGGCGAGCCTCAGGGCTGGCTGTTTGGCACTATTCATGCGCTGCCCGACGGGGTCGAATGGCGAACCGCTGATCTCGAAAGGGTTATCGATCAGGCACAGCTACTTGTCGTTGAAGTTGGCGATTTGTCTGACACACGCTCGATCAACAGCACATTCACCACTCTTGCCACGACCCCCGGTCAACCCGACATACGGACCCGGGTCGATGCCGAAGACCGTCAGCAACTCGATGAAATGATGGCAAAGGGACATTTTTCATCGCGCGATTTTGCAAATGTGGAAACCTGGGCGGCAGCCCTTATGCTCGCGCGGGTTTCCAACACCGGCTCCCCGCGTAACGGAGCGGACAAAGCACTTCTGCTTGAGTTCCCCGACCATCGGGTGCGCGAGCTCGAAGGCACACTCACCCAAATGCGCATCTTTGATGATCTGGCACCGCAGGATCAAACAGATTTGCTGACCGGAATTATAGACGAGTACCGCTCGCTTGGCGACAATCCGGAGCGATTACGGAAGGCATGGCTCAGCGGTGACGAGGAAGGGCTGATCAACGCAACCCAATCGGGCATTATGGCTGATCCCGAACTCTATGAGGCCCTACTAGCCGGCCGTAACCGTGCCTGGATGAAAGAAATTGACGACCTACTGGCTGATGGGCCCAATCCTCTCATCGCTGTGGGCGCTGCCCACCTGGTTGGCCCAGACGGGCTGACGACCCTGATTGAACAGCGCGGATACACCCTCACCCGCCTGCAATAG